The sequence below is a genomic window from Humulus lupulus chromosome 3, drHumLupu1.1, whole genome shotgun sequence.
ttctccTATTGTAGGCAAAACTGTCACATTTATCTATTCTTCCAACACGTTTTCCCGTATTCACTATTTTTTTGGTAAGTAATTAATATTTGGGTCTTTTTTTAATATGAATGTTGGTGCATTATTGTTTCCACACTCTcgctctctcgctctctctctctttgtcaGCACATTCATGTTGTTAAAATTGAGGTAATCTTGTTATTCTTTGGAATATAGAGAATTGACAAGCACATTTGCTATTTTGACAGAAGGTCTTGTTCAATGTGTATTATTATTCTCTTATTATTTGGCAAATCTAACAAAGTTTTAACTTTCAAATAATGATTAGAGATATTTagatgtgtttttattttttctatttttcagTTTAATTTTCTTTCCATGTATTGtcagtgatatatatatatatatatgtgtgtttatgcTAGAAAAACCTGCACAAAACATTCTTTGGCTTTACTGTTTCAAATGATGAAAGCTGCCAAGTTTGTGGTGTTTATGGAGATATCATAGGCGCATCTTGTCTTCTTTATTGGTTTCACATTGCAAATGATATATAGTTGTTTCTAATGTGTAGAATTTTtgtacactacaccaaatacccatttccataatacatgaatataatactaataaaaaaagtATTATGAAAAAGTTTTATATGGGGCAAAGTTAATGAAAAAGGGCGGTGATTTTTTTAGTGAGCCCGCCACTTAGCATTTTTTTTTCAGACTTCCTTCAACATTTCAGACACAAAGAACAGTGACCCATTTTCTTCTTCAGCTACGTACGGTCTCCAAACTCAATCCCTGCTTCGgtctcctccatccctcaaatctcatctctctctctcgtctttctctatctctttGTCAATCTGTTTCCAGCCGTTGGGCTTCTCGAATTCGCTCTTCTCTTCGGTCTTGGCAAGCCAAGTAAGTATATTTAGTTGTAGATGTTAAATTTATTAGCTTGAATCTCTCTGTCACACATTTCTTTGTTTTTATAGATTGATTTCGAGACTGTAAAAACTGTGGTTTTCAAAATTATTTTTCGATTTTGCAGATTGTTGGGGTTTTTTCAATTCGAGGCCTCACTCCCTCCACCTTGGTCTCGATCTCGGCTCAGTCTCTCAATCTCATCCACCACACGGCATCGTTTCCCACCTCCCTTCCTCACTTAGTCACTGACCAGTTCACGACTTGGGTTACCTCAGCTACATTAGCTTTCACCAGGTGCACACACCAAGCtattcctttttcttttattatgaAAGAAACACCTTCACCACAGAGGAATGTACCCAATGGGCTCTTCCATATCAAATATTTCTTTATCCCAAAATAGTTAGATAATCAGAATCCAGTCTCGATACTCATCCATCTTTGCCTTCGAATGAGCACCATATAAGTTTTAAATATTACTATTTGATTAGAACCCTATTTTactcttaaatatatatatatatatattaagagaAAATATAAACAAGGAAAAATTATGTATATTTTGTAATGAAGGTTCAGTTATGAATTTATCTTATTATTGaattttcattgaatattatgATTAAATAACCCTTTGCACATAAAATATGTACATACAAACTATTCAAAAAATATGGATACATACTTTGCAAAAAGTTATTTAGCCATAAAATGGCTGCATAGAGGGAACCTGAGTTTGTGATACACGGTTCCTAATTGTCCTGTTAACTTTGTTCTTGTTGTTTTGTATATTAAAGCCTTATTATTTCTCTTTAAAACTTACATGAATACATATTTACATTCTGATACCATCTTTACCTCACACGGTTGCTTAAATTTCTGGGTGCTCCTTAGACTTGGATCTCAACAGATTACACTAGTTCTTTGTCACTCACTGAATTAGCTTACATAACTAACTCTAGAACTCTCTTTAAACATTCTTCATAGTTGCTACTTTATCATGCCATTAATAGAAGATTTATTTAATTCTTCCTGCTGAAAAGTACAATGTCCAAGTAATGCTTGAACTTTGAGAGAGTTGGAGATTTTTCAGCATAAATCTCTGCTGTATGAACTTACTTATGTCAATATGATCTTCTGTTAATGTATCACAATTAGATATAGTTGGCTTTAACAAGTTTTCTTGGCTCATGACAAAGGGGGATGTGGTTCTTAACCAAGTAGATCACACATATATGATTGTCTGAGAGGTTCATAATACACCTTTACCAAAGAGCCTCTTCCACAGCTTTAGTGGCAGCTATGATTATGGCAGCGAAAACATTTGATAACTATTGAATTTAAATTGGATTTTTTTTGTCAATAATAGATACTTGTGACAGACTTTGAATTCTTTAGTTTGGACTTATTAGGAACTGGTGTAGTGCTATGAATTTATAGAAATATACTCAATCAAGAAGAGATGATTAAATGCATGCAGcccttatatatatgtatgtgtgtttaTTGAAAAGGAAACAGGATAGGACAGAATAAGATTCTCATAgttatattttatgaatattgtttTTGTTTAGCCATTTTTTAAACAACAAACTGCAGATTCTCGTAGTTATGTGTATGTGTTGCTTTAACTGGTAGGATGTAAACTAATGATGAATTGGTGCATTGTAAATACATATGCCTCAAATTTGCAATTCAATAGGTTGAAGTAACAAAAAGGAAAATTTATGAAATGCTAAAGCCATATGAGAATCTAACAATAACTATCCATAGTTTGGGATCTTGATTGAcactacactacaacaaaatagaggttttatgactttaattgggagacattggaagtctacaatgtctcccaattggggaggtgttgttgctagggtcattgtaggtatatatcccacgtctcccattgggagacgtgcctcacttcccacgtctcccattgggagaggtggaaagtcaaacgttgactttccacctctcccattgggagacgtgggaagtgactcacctctcccaatgggagacgtgggaagtccctaggagacatcccacgtctcccattgggagaggtgagtcacttcccacgtctcccaatgggagacattgaaagtctcccttatttaaaaaaaataaattaaataaatttataattaatattattttaatttgatttaataattaattaaattgaaataatattaatttaaattgaaataatattaatttaaattgaaattattttaatctaaattgaaattattttaataatcaattaaattgaaataatattaatttaaattgaaattattttaataatcaattaaattgaaagaaaaaaatatatttgttagacatatacaagaaatacaatatttgttagaaatattcaaaatgaacaaatattgcattgtgtatgaagaaagagttaaaaaattaaaaaaaaacctatcaacgaggtcggtaactttggattatcggcaacatatatgtcgctcattcttgtcgcaactcatcaatttgtgactctgtatatgatgtgctttttagctgcaagaaatataaagtaaaatatattaattaattatttgattacatttatagtttcaaaaaaatttgtaaattttaattaataataccgttctcaagtattgcccaggactcgcatgttcaatcaaatccttcaacatcctcattaagtagtatccacatgccacattgtccggttggtgtggacactaattatttacaaatatgagtaatttattattaaattgaaactttttaaaaaatgcatacatattattctacttaattattataaatgttcaaaaatttctgctaaagttacttacctgaggttgcttaatgcgtagagtatcagggatctcgacatcaggaagattcatagagaaaaaaagattgaaagcgctgacgatcactgatacaatctcctcacggttatttagctctgaattcaccggatcacaacaataaacatgatatgcatatggtgccaaaataagcaacatccaatgctcactgtagaagaaa
It includes:
- the LOC133821165 gene encoding uncharacterized protein LOC133821165 isoform X1, with amino-acid sequence MHISSSARENVLPTLFHIVTFHFFSFFILKCSAAIYRPFGKTVTFIYSSNTFSRIHYFFATYGLQTQSLLRSPPSLKSHLSLSSFSISLSICFQPLGFSNSLFSSVLASQIVGVFSIRGLTPSTLVSISAQSLNLIHHTASFPTSLPHLVTDQFTTWVTSATLAFTRCTHQAIPFSFIMKETPSPQRNVPNGLFHIKYFFIPK
- the LOC133821165 gene encoding uncharacterized protein LOC133821165 isoform X3; translation: MLSDQQRSWLRLLLSKTVTFIYSSNTFSRIHYFFATYGLQTQSLLRSPPSLKSHLSLSSFSISLSICFQPLGFSNSLFSSVLASQIVGVFSIRGLTPSTLVSISAQSLNLIHHTASFPTSLPHLVTDQFTTWVTSATLAFTRCTHQAIPFSFIMKETPSPQRNVPNGLFHIKYFFIPK
- the LOC133821165 gene encoding uncharacterized protein LOC133821165 isoform X2 — its product is MNELFLKCCPTSREVGCVYYSAKLSHLSILPTRFPVFTIFLTSFNISDTKNSDPFSSSATYGLQTQSLLRSPPSLKSHLSLSSFSISLSICFQPLGFSNSLFSSVLASQIVGVFSIRGLTPSTLVSISAQSLNLIHHTASFPTSLPHLVTDQFTTWVTSATLAFTRCTHQAIPFSFIMKETPSPQRNVPNGLFHIKYFFIPK